The proteins below come from a single Micromonospora citrea genomic window:
- a CDS encoding IS256 family transposase has product MAASESVNPVDLLREQIEGASPDVLQAMIKTFAQALMSAEADAICGAGYGQRSEDRVNSRNGYRPREWDTRAGTIDLAIPKLRQGSYFPDWLLTHRRRAEQALVSVVATSYLLGVSTRRVEKLVEQLGIRQLSKSQVSEMAAHLDAQVEAFRNRPLDSGHYTFVWMDALTMKVREAGRTVNVHALIAVGVNADGGREVLGLDVASDEDGAGWLAFLRSLTARGLTGVRLVISDAHAGLVAAIGAALPGASWQRCRTHYLRNLLTKVPKSAQPWIATLVRTIFDQPDTDAVRAQFTRVVTTIEARFPAAAEHLDTARDDLLAFTGFPREIWRQIWSNNPQERLNKEIRRRTDVVGIFPNRPAIIRLVGAVLAEQTDEWTEGRRYMGLELLAKARLIPAQPDRHDTDQDEPTPIAA; this is encoded by the coding sequence ATGGCCGCTTCAGAGAGTGTGAACCCTGTTGACCTGCTGCGCGAGCAGATCGAGGGCGCGTCGCCGGACGTGTTGCAGGCGATGATCAAAACGTTCGCGCAGGCGTTGATGTCCGCTGAGGCGGACGCGATCTGCGGCGCCGGTTACGGGCAGCGCAGCGAGGATCGGGTGAACTCCCGCAATGGCTACCGGCCTCGGGAGTGGGACACCCGGGCCGGGACGATCGACCTGGCGATCCCGAAGCTGCGCCAGGGCTCCTACTTCCCCGACTGGTTGCTGACCCATCGCCGGCGGGCCGAGCAGGCCCTGGTCTCGGTCGTGGCCACCTCCTACCTGCTCGGGGTGTCGACCCGGCGGGTGGAGAAGCTGGTCGAGCAGCTCGGGATCCGGCAGCTGTCCAAGTCGCAGGTATCGGAGATGGCCGCCCACCTGGACGCGCAGGTCGAGGCGTTCCGCAACCGGCCCCTCGACTCGGGCCATTACACGTTCGTGTGGATGGACGCGCTGACGATGAAAGTCCGCGAGGCAGGCCGGACCGTCAACGTTCATGCCCTGATCGCCGTCGGCGTCAACGCCGACGGAGGGCGCGAAGTCCTCGGCCTCGACGTCGCCTCGGACGAGGACGGCGCCGGCTGGCTGGCCTTCCTACGATCCTTGACCGCCCGCGGCCTGACCGGTGTCCGCCTGGTCATCTCCGACGCCCACGCCGGCCTCGTGGCCGCGATCGGAGCCGCCCTGCCCGGCGCGTCATGGCAACGCTGCCGCACCCACTACCTGCGCAACCTGCTGACCAAAGTCCCGAAGTCGGCGCAACCGTGGATCGCCACACTCGTCCGCACGATCTTCGACCAACCCGACACCGACGCCGTCCGCGCCCAGTTCACACGGGTCGTGACCACCATCGAAGCCAGGTTCCCGGCCGCGGCCGAGCACCTCGACACCGCCCGCGACGACCTCCTCGCGTTCACCGGCTTCCCCCGCGAGATCTGGCGCCAGATCTGGTCGAACAACCCGCAGGAACGGCTGAACAAGGAGATCCGACGCCGCACCGACGTCGTCGGGATCTTCCCCAACCGGCCGGCGATCATCCGCCTCGTCGGCGCCGTCCTGGCCGAGCAGACCGACGAGTGGACCGAAGGCCGCCGCTACATGGGCTTGGAACTCCTCGCCAAAGCCCGCCTCATCCCTGCCCAGCCCGACCGACACGACACCGACCAGGACGAGCCCACCCCGATCGCCGCATAA
- a CDS encoding AbrB/MazE/SpoVT family DNA-binding domain-containing protein produces the protein MVAQHILRALGWQPGHHLDIQPHQGMLIIASAGDGRHKVGSRGQLPLPAYARRMCRIEQGQPVLLAALVIHDLIVVHPIGAVARLLADLHVEVAGASYVC, from the coding sequence GTGGTCGCGCAGCACATCCTGCGCGCGCTGGGCTGGCAGCCGGGACATCACCTCGACATCCAGCCGCACCAAGGGATGCTCATCATCGCCTCGGCCGGCGATGGTCGGCACAAGGTGGGTAGCCGAGGGCAGCTGCCACTGCCGGCGTATGCGCGACGTATGTGCCGAATCGAGCAGGGCCAGCCGGTGCTGCTGGCTGCTCTTGTCATCCATGACCTGATCGTTGTGCATCCGATCGGCGCCGTCGCTCGGCTGCTCGCCGACCTGCATGTCGAGGTGGCAGGAGCCAGCTATGTCTGCTGA
- a CDS encoding tyrosine-type recombinase/integrase, which yields MPADPSRIATARQMLAHLGLTLADLAADPDLSRDMPTLAEYLPRVAAAASPGTRRTYGTYWDRMTAALGHLRLDEVTPSDIEAFMRQVTAGARTRRTGRQGRHAGEHVIAAARAVYRRAIADGYLTAAASPAHRVVKPRRLPNPRRALTPEEPQDINLVVRASGNDVILDALLLRLHTETACRRGGALALRLVDLDTAHALVRLTEKGGTLRWQPITPTLAERLQEHAHARGAVLPPDRLLRYRNGRPISSRRYDHLWKRIGERLPWVAAQGISTHWLRHTTLTWVERHFGYGVARAYAGHTDRRGPATTTYIKADLHAVATALAAMTGEPHPLASPHTSR from the coding sequence ATGCCGGCTGATCCGTCACGCATCGCCACCGCCCGGCAGATGCTGGCCCACCTCGGCCTCACCCTGGCCGACCTCGCCGCCGACCCTGACCTGTCGCGCGATATGCCGACGCTCGCCGAATACCTCCCGCGGGTCGCGGCCGCCGCCAGTCCGGGCACCCGCCGCACCTACGGCACCTACTGGGACAGGATGACTGCGGCGCTCGGTCACCTGCGGTTGGACGAGGTGACCCCCAGCGACATCGAAGCCTTCATGCGGCAGGTCACCGCCGGTGCCCGCACCCGACGCACGGGCCGCCAGGGCCGTCATGCCGGTGAGCATGTCATCGCCGCCGCCCGCGCCGTCTACCGCCGGGCCATCGCCGACGGCTACCTCACCGCCGCGGCAAGCCCGGCCCACCGGGTCGTTAAGCCGCGCCGGCTACCCAATCCCCGCCGCGCCCTCACGCCCGAGGAACCGCAGGACATCAACCTGGTGGTGCGTGCCAGCGGCAACGACGTCATCCTGGATGCCCTGCTGCTGCGGCTGCACACCGAAACCGCCTGCCGACGCGGCGGCGCCCTCGCCCTCCGCCTGGTCGACCTCGACACCGCCCATGCCCTGGTCCGCCTCACCGAGAAGGGTGGCACCCTGCGCTGGCAACCCATCACCCCGACCCTCGCCGAACGCCTCCAAGAACACGCCCACGCCCGGGGCGCGGTCCTGCCCCCCGACCGGTTGCTGCGCTACCGCAACGGCCGGCCGATCAGCAGCCGCCGCTACGATCACCTATGGAAACGCATCGGCGAACGTCTGCCCTGGGTAGCCGCGCAGGGCATCTCCACCCACTGGCTGCGCCACACCACCCTCACCTGGGTCGAACGCCACTTCGGCTACGGAGTAGCCCGCGCCTACGCCGGACACACCGACCGCCGCGGACCCGCCACCACCACCTACATCAAGGCAGACCTTCACGCCGTCGCCACCGCCCTCGCGGCCATGACCGGCGAGCCACACCCCCTCGCCTCACCGCACACCTCCAGGTAG
- a CDS encoding DUF6011 domain-containing protein: MPDQVAASPDEEPVECEDCGRPLRTKRARAERVGPKCRIKRLLMEGAA; this comes from the coding sequence ATGCCTGACCAGGTGGCGGCCAGCCCCGACGAAGAGCCCGTGGAGTGCGAGGACTGCGGACGTCCGCTGCGGACGAAGCGGGCTCGTGCCGAGCGGGTCGGACCGAAGTGCCGCATCAAGCGGCTACTGATGGAGGGAGCAGCGTGA
- a CDS encoding DUF4194 domain-containing protein yields MNAPDTRSEPSLSVAVTQLMKGVVYRDSHATAWQHLAALQPQVRDYVAVLGLVVVIDESEGYAYLKSRPEDPDLPPVPRLVPRRSLSFHVSLLLALLRRKLAEADTSGVDPRLVLTRHQIIELLTVFMPPGANDARLVDQIDAHLTKVVELGFLRRTKDKEPSFEVRRILKAFVDAQWLADFDSRLAEYAAELTEDEEDAA; encoded by the coding sequence ATGAACGCGCCGGACACACGGAGTGAGCCGTCGCTTTCCGTGGCGGTAACGCAGCTCATGAAGGGTGTGGTCTACCGAGACAGCCATGCGACGGCCTGGCAGCATTTGGCGGCGCTGCAGCCCCAAGTCCGTGATTACGTCGCTGTGCTCGGGCTGGTCGTCGTCATCGACGAGTCTGAGGGATACGCCTATCTGAAATCCCGGCCCGAGGATCCCGATCTCCCGCCTGTGCCGCGGCTGGTGCCGCGTCGGTCCCTGTCGTTCCACGTCAGCCTGTTGCTCGCCCTACTGCGCCGCAAGCTGGCCGAAGCCGACACCAGTGGTGTGGATCCCCGGCTCGTGCTGACCCGCCACCAGATCATCGAATTGCTGACGGTATTCATGCCCCCTGGCGCCAACGACGCCCGTCTGGTCGACCAGATCGACGCTCACCTGACGAAGGTCGTCGAGCTGGGATTCCTGCGCCGGACGAAGGACAAGGAGCCCAGCTTCGAGGTGCGCCGCATCCTAAAGGCGTTCGTCGATGCCCAGTGGCTGGCGGACTTCGACTCCCGCCTTGCGGAGTACGCCGCCGAACTCACCGAAGATGAGGAAGATGCTGCATGA
- a CDS encoding transposase — protein sequence MKALTISTGINFPHAAQALQIRRRRRRLDQPKRFTTETVYAITDLRVHQARPGQLAAWIRGHWNIENKIHWVRNVTYDEDRSQIRTGTGPEVMATLRNAAIGALRLTGVTNIAAANRHHARDSTRPLALIGIT from the coding sequence ATGAAGGCGCTGACGATCTCCACCGGCATCAACTTCCCCCACGCCGCTCAAGCGCTGCAGATCCGCCGCCGCAGGCGGCGCCTGGACCAGCCGAAACGCTTCACCACCGAGACCGTCTACGCCATCACCGACCTGCGCGTGCACCAAGCGAGACCGGGGCAACTGGCCGCATGGATCCGCGGCCACTGGAACATCGAAAACAAGATCCACTGGGTGCGGAACGTCACCTACGACGAAGACCGATCCCAGATCCGCACCGGCACCGGACCCGAGGTCATGGCCACCCTACGCAACGCCGCCATCGGCGCCCTCCGCCTGACCGGGGTCACCAACATCGCCGCCGCCAACCGACATCACGCCCGCGACAGCACCCGCCCCCTGGCACTAATCGGCATCACCTGA
- a CDS encoding transposase, which produces MIRRLLQAMDPQLLTAAVSVWLASRSAAGTSTARRAIAVDGKTLRGSRTTDNAARHVLAACDQAVGVVLASTDVDGKTNEITRFQPLLDQIGRRSRPREWCKRRPSRDPG; this is translated from the coding sequence ATGATCCGCCGGCTGTTGCAGGCCATGGACCCGCAGCTGCTGACCGCGGCGGTCAGTGTCTGGCTCGCCAGCCGGTCTGCGGCCGGCACGTCGACGGCCCGGCGAGCGATCGCCGTCGACGGCAAGACGTTGCGCGGCTCGCGCACCACCGACAACGCGGCCCGGCATGTGCTCGCTGCCTGCGACCAGGCGGTCGGCGTGGTCCTGGCCAGTACCGACGTCGACGGTAAAACCAATGAGATCACCCGATTTCAGCCACTGCTCGACCAGATCGGGCGACGGTCACGTCCGCGCGAGTGGTGTAAGAGACGGCCATCGCGGGATCCGGGTTGA
- a CDS encoding transposase family protein has product MPALPSSLISSVSCAPALTVSEAAGGLLAALADLPDPRARRGVRHRLSVVVTAAVCAVVAGNRSYTAIAE; this is encoded by the coding sequence ATGCCCGCGCTGCCATCATCGCTGATCTCGTCGGTGTCGTGTGCACCGGCTCTGACTGTGTCCGAAGCCGCTGGCGGGCTGCTCGCAGCGCTGGCCGATCTGCCTGATCCGCGGGCCCGGCGAGGGGTGCGGCACCGGCTGTCGGTGGTGGTGACCGCTGCGGTATGCGCGGTGGTGGCGGGCAATCGTTCCTACACCGCGATCGCTGAGTGA
- a CDS encoding IS256 family transposase, which translates to MTATLNDVTGRKKRPEPSAEEQAAAELVRAAKEQGLSLTGPDGLLKQLTKTVLETALNEEMTEHLGYAKHDAAGAGSGNIRNGSRPKTVLTDTSGPVQINVPRDRAGTFDPQIVRKRQRRLSGVDEVVLSLYAKGLTTGEISAHFAEIYGASVSKETISRITDKVIEEMTDWSHRPLDAIYAAVFIDAIVVKVRDGQVANRPFYAAIGVSLDGEKDILGLWAGTGGEGAKFWMSVLTDLRNRGVKDVFFLVCDGLKGLPEVVTNVWPQTVVQTCVIHLIRNTFRLTSRKYWDELKRDIKPIYTAVNATAARAAFDDLADKWGGRYPAVIRLWDNAWTEFIPFLDYDVEIRTVICSTNAIESLNARYRRAIKARGHFPNEQAALKCLYLVTRSLDPTGAGRARWTMRWKPALNAFAITFSDRFPAAETY; encoded by the coding sequence ATGACCGCGACACTGAACGACGTGACCGGACGGAAGAAGCGGCCTGAGCCGTCTGCGGAGGAGCAGGCCGCTGCCGAGCTCGTTCGGGCGGCCAAGGAACAGGGCCTGTCGTTGACCGGGCCGGACGGTCTGTTGAAGCAGTTGACCAAGACGGTCCTGGAGACCGCGTTGAACGAGGAGATGACCGAGCATCTCGGCTACGCCAAGCACGATGCGGCCGGTGCGGGGTCGGGCAACATCCGTAACGGCAGCCGGCCGAAGACGGTGCTGACCGACACCAGCGGGCCGGTGCAGATCAACGTGCCACGGGACCGGGCCGGCACGTTCGATCCTCAGATCGTCCGCAAGCGGCAGCGGCGCCTGTCGGGGGTCGACGAGGTGGTGTTGTCGTTGTATGCCAAGGGATTGACGACCGGGGAGATCTCGGCGCACTTCGCTGAGATCTATGGAGCGTCGGTGTCGAAGGAGACGATCTCCCGGATCACCGACAAGGTCATCGAGGAGATGACCGACTGGTCCCACCGGCCCTTGGACGCCATTTACGCGGCGGTGTTCATCGACGCCATCGTGGTCAAGGTTAGGGACGGGCAGGTGGCGAACCGGCCGTTCTACGCCGCGATCGGCGTCTCTCTCGACGGCGAGAAGGACATCCTCGGGCTGTGGGCCGGCACAGGTGGTGAGGGCGCGAAGTTCTGGATGAGTGTACTGACCGACCTGCGCAACCGCGGCGTCAAGGACGTGTTCTTCCTCGTCTGCGACGGGCTGAAAGGGCTGCCCGAGGTGGTCACGAACGTGTGGCCGCAGACGGTGGTGCAGACGTGCGTGATTCATCTGATCCGCAACACGTTCCGGTTGACCTCCCGCAAGTACTGGGACGAGTTGAAGCGTGACATCAAGCCGATCTACACCGCGGTCAACGCCACCGCCGCCAGGGCGGCGTTCGACGACCTGGCCGACAAGTGGGGCGGCCGGTATCCGGCGGTGATCCGGTTGTGGGACAACGCCTGGACGGAGTTCATTCCGTTCCTCGACTACGACGTCGAGATCCGCACGGTGATCTGCTCGACCAACGCGATCGAGTCCCTCAACGCCCGCTACCGGCGAGCGATCAAGGCCCGCGGCCACTTCCCGAACGAGCAGGCCGCGTTGAAGTGTCTGTACCTGGTGACCCGGTCCCTGGACCCCACCGGAGCAGGCAGAGCCCGATGGACGATGCGCTGGAAACCCGCGTTGAACGCCTTCGCCATCACCTTCAGCGACCGCTTCCCAGCCGCTGAAACCTACTAA
- a CDS encoding integrase gives MTTPTTPAATATYDRHVIARMIDFFTIDGTPWPRRLWDVGSLLALEELWEASAWAAQKVLTATACDWQRNQLRAVVGPDVGLGEKELRKELTALLNAPLPDPSPARRRLKELIEHARPGYVDRWAAAVAKHLAERPKPERLARTVAGHLLDLGYDANHLAVWANELNAGQATAIEVIEAAAALARATKRSFDVVVVLLAAPERLLAEQQPNWMTKGQVIEWLKARGFTTRGLRAGGGFRYEVRALDAYGAADHARQLVERMVARSSFQRSNRGGITAAPSIWVDGHSEPIPLLTPARGANILALVHEGHLYRVDGERSLIDDALELAAPLNQGALGPAVAGGWAAVESLLTHPDDPQEEERSGKAVAADRLAAIIACSWPRAELTALAHRHDPPQPDTLSAALGSCTTNIERARAVADGMIARTALPYLSGRKLQRHSDMAAVERMVRLVAEPRAELNKAVTTFKIALRRLYRTRNIVLHGGSTKGVALQAALRIGAPLVGAGLDRLAHAALTEGIHPLDLAARAELALQLVDGETGLSVVELLEPRRR, from the coding sequence GTGACCACGCCCACCACGCCGGCAGCCACCGCGACCTACGACCGGCACGTGATCGCCCGAATGATCGACTTCTTCACCATCGACGGCACCCCCTGGCCGCGGCGGCTGTGGGACGTCGGCTCGTTGCTGGCCTTGGAGGAGTTATGGGAGGCTAGCGCCTGGGCGGCGCAGAAGGTGCTCACTGCCACGGCATGTGACTGGCAGCGCAACCAGCTGCGCGCAGTTGTCGGCCCCGACGTCGGCCTTGGCGAAAAGGAGCTGCGCAAGGAGCTGACAGCCCTGCTCAATGCGCCGCTGCCCGACCCGAGCCCAGCCCGGCGACGTCTCAAAGAGCTCATCGAGCACGCCCGTCCCGGCTACGTCGACCGGTGGGCCGCCGCGGTCGCCAAGCACCTCGCCGAGCGACCCAAGCCCGAGCGGCTCGCACGGACGGTTGCCGGGCACCTGCTGGACCTGGGATACGACGCAAACCATCTTGCGGTCTGGGCCAACGAACTCAATGCCGGCCAGGCCACGGCGATCGAGGTCATCGAAGCCGCTGCCGCACTGGCACGTGCGACCAAGCGGTCTTTCGACGTCGTTGTGGTGCTGCTGGCCGCACCAGAGCGGCTGCTAGCGGAACAGCAACCGAACTGGATGACCAAAGGGCAGGTCATCGAATGGCTCAAAGCGCGTGGCTTCACCACCCGCGGTCTTCGCGCCGGCGGTGGCTTTCGATACGAGGTCAGAGCGTTGGACGCCTACGGCGCTGCCGACCATGCCCGCCAGCTTGTGGAACGGATGGTGGCCCGCTCGTCGTTCCAGCGAAGCAACCGCGGCGGCATCACCGCTGCCCCGTCCATCTGGGTCGACGGCCACTCCGAACCGATACCGCTGCTCACCCCGGCGCGCGGGGCCAACATCCTCGCGCTCGTACACGAAGGCCACCTCTACCGCGTTGACGGCGAACGCAGCCTGATCGACGACGCGCTGGAACTGGCGGCACCACTCAACCAGGGCGCGCTCGGCCCGGCGGTCGCCGGCGGCTGGGCCGCTGTGGAGTCGCTGCTCACTCACCCCGACGATCCTCAGGAGGAGGAGCGCTCCGGCAAGGCCGTCGCCGCCGACCGGCTCGCCGCGATCATCGCCTGCTCGTGGCCCCGAGCCGAGCTCACTGCGTTGGCACACCGCCACGATCCGCCCCAGCCGGACACGCTCAGCGCGGCCCTGGGGTCGTGCACGACCAACATCGAGCGTGCCCGGGCGGTGGCCGACGGCATGATCGCCAGAACGGCGCTGCCCTACCTGTCTGGACGCAAGTTGCAGCGCCACAGCGACATGGCCGCCGTCGAGCGGATGGTCCGTTTGGTCGCCGAACCCCGCGCCGAGCTGAACAAAGCGGTCACGACCTTCAAGATCGCGTTGCGGAGGTTGTACCGGACCCGCAACATCGTGCTGCATGGCGGGTCGACCAAGGGCGTGGCGCTGCAGGCAGCCTTGCGCATCGGCGCGCCGCTGGTCGGTGCCGGGCTCGACCGGCTGGCCCATGCGGCCCTAACCGAGGGCATTCACCCGCTCGACCTGGCCGCCCGGGCAGAGCTGGCTCTTCAGTTGGTCGATGGGGAGACCGGCCTGTCGGTCGTCGAGCTGCTCGAGCCTAGGCGCCGATAG
- a CDS encoding tyrosine-type recombinase/integrase: protein MKQQMIARARSRRNSRNGRHAGEHVIAAARAFYSRAVADGLIDASASPAHRVAKPRRLPSTRRALTPHELEEINAVARTSGNDVILDALLLRLHTESACRRGGALALRLIDLDRTNGLVRLAEKGTVRWQPISLDLAEHLHERARVRGAVLPTDRLLRYRDGQPISSRRYDNLWKRIGERLPWVAEQGISTHWLRHTTLTWVERHFGYGIARAYAGHTDSPGSSTTTYIKADLQDVADALSAMTGQPHPLVTTRETSNGPATATLS, encoded by the coding sequence ATGAAACAGCAGATGATCGCCAGGGCCCGGTCGCGGCGTAACAGCCGCAACGGCCGGCATGCCGGCGAGCATGTCATCGCCGCCGCCCGCGCCTTCTACTCCCGGGCTGTGGCTGATGGCCTGATCGACGCCTCGGCCAGTCCCGCCCACCGCGTCGCCAAACCCCGCCGCCTCCCCAGCACACGCCGCGCCCTGACGCCGCACGAACTGGAGGAGATCAACGCGGTGGCGCGGACCAGCGGCAACGACGTCATCCTCGACGCCCTCCTGCTGCGCCTGCACACCGAAAGCGCCTGCCGCCGCGGCGGCGCCCTCGCCCTGCGGCTTATCGACCTGGATCGCACCAACGGGCTCGTGCGCCTGGCAGAGAAAGGCACCGTGCGGTGGCAGCCGATCAGCCTCGACCTGGCCGAGCACCTGCACGAACGCGCCCGCGTCCGCGGCGCCGTTCTGCCCACCGACCGCTTGTTGCGCTACCGCGACGGCCAGCCGATCAGCAGCCGCCGCTACGACAACCTGTGGAAACGCATCGGCGAGCGCCTGCCCTGGGTCGCCGAGCAGGGCATCTCCACCCACTGGCTGCGCCACACCACCCTCACCTGGGTGGAACGCCACTTCGGCTACGGGATAGCCCGCGCCTACGCCGGGCATACAGACAGCCCAGGATCTTCCACCACCACCTACATCAAGGCCGACCTCCAAGACGTCGCTGACGCCCTGTCGGCGATGACCGGACAGCCGCACCCACTCGTCACGACGCGCGAGACCTCCAACGGTCCGGCGACAGCAACCTTGTCCTGA
- a CDS encoding DUF3375 domain-containing protein, with product MEYDEIDWLRRQDPAWRLLRADHAPLVLRFLGQVFVDDNVRSISGDRLAERLDEMLFALNDQYGEGTFPKSARAYLGDWVDAGWLRRYYPPDSDEVHFDATPAVERALAWVRSLQAREFVGTESRLNIAVDLLRQMAFGAETDPDARVEVLQRRRAEVDAEIARVRAGDFTVLDDAAQRDRYQQFVATARSLLGDLREVEANFRALDRRVRERIAAWQGSKGELLDEIVGSRQAISGSDQGRSFDAFYDFLLSLRRQEEFTDLLERVQALDAIGHVDPRMNRVQYDWLEAAGRTQATVRLLSEQLRRFLDDQAWLENRRVMDVLRSIEARALALRDVDTSRVRTSLDDTRVEVVLPMERPLYQPRARHAVNSTSTTAPAVDVDMSALFQQVYVDPARLVAAVRDVLRGASQASLRDIIGAHPPTEGLAELVGYLSLNDTSFEVVFDESRREPITWTDSEGNRRTVTAPSVTFVRAGEGRANERAGHTE from the coding sequence GTGGAGTACGACGAGATCGATTGGTTGCGCCGTCAGGACCCTGCATGGCGGCTGCTCCGTGCCGACCATGCACCGCTGGTGCTGCGGTTCCTTGGCCAGGTGTTCGTTGATGACAACGTCAGGTCGATCTCGGGGGATCGGCTCGCTGAGCGTCTCGACGAGATGCTGTTCGCACTGAATGACCAGTACGGCGAGGGGACGTTCCCGAAGAGCGCCCGTGCCTACCTTGGTGACTGGGTAGATGCGGGCTGGCTACGCCGGTACTACCCGCCGGACTCCGACGAGGTTCACTTCGACGCAACCCCGGCGGTGGAACGCGCGCTGGCATGGGTACGCAGCCTGCAGGCACGCGAGTTCGTGGGAACAGAGTCCCGCCTCAACATCGCCGTGGACCTGCTACGGCAGATGGCCTTCGGCGCGGAGACTGACCCTGACGCACGCGTTGAGGTCCTGCAGCGACGCCGCGCGGAGGTCGACGCGGAGATAGCTCGGGTTCGCGCCGGTGACTTCACCGTGCTTGATGACGCCGCTCAGCGGGACCGTTATCAGCAGTTCGTGGCGACGGCGCGGAGCCTGCTCGGGGATCTGCGGGAGGTGGAGGCCAACTTTCGGGCCCTCGATCGGCGGGTGCGTGAGCGGATCGCGGCGTGGCAGGGATCCAAGGGCGAACTGCTCGATGAGATCGTCGGTAGTCGGCAGGCGATCTCCGGGTCCGATCAGGGTCGCAGCTTCGACGCGTTCTACGATTTCCTGCTCTCGCTACGCCGTCAGGAGGAGTTCACCGATCTGCTGGAACGGGTGCAGGCCCTCGACGCCATCGGCCATGTAGACCCACGCATGAACCGTGTGCAGTACGACTGGCTGGAGGCAGCCGGCCGGACACAGGCCACCGTGCGACTGTTGTCGGAGCAGCTTCGTCGGTTCCTTGACGATCAGGCGTGGCTGGAGAACCGCCGGGTCATGGACGTTCTCCGCAGCATTGAGGCACGCGCACTCGCTCTACGAGATGTGGACACGTCGAGGGTGAGGACGTCACTGGACGACACTCGGGTCGAGGTCGTGCTGCCAATGGAGCGGCCGCTGTACCAACCCCGTGCTCGGCACGCCGTCAACAGCACCAGCACCACCGCCCCCGCAGTCGACGTAGACATGTCGGCGCTGTTCCAGCAGGTGTATGTCGACCCCGCGCGTCTGGTGGCGGCAGTGCGCGACGTGCTTCGCGGAGCATCGCAGGCGTCGCTGCGGGACATCATCGGCGCTCACCCACCGACTGAAGGGCTCGCCGAGCTGGTGGGCTACCTGTCCCTGAATGACACCTCCTTCGAGGTGGTCTTCGACGAGTCACGCCGCGAGCCGATTACCTGGACCGATTCCGAGGGCAACCGCCGTACGGTCACCGCTCCGTCGGTGACGTTCGTCCGGGCGGGGGAGGGGAGAGCGAATGAACGCGCCGGACACACGGAGTGA
- a CDS encoding ParB/RepB/Spo0J family partition protein, protein MTAKKPAKPVLRTIPVGKIEADPDQPRKQFTEEELAELAASMKKLGQLQPVAVRKLAKAGTYRLVVGERRWRAAQQGGIEELAAMVWEMDDEAAFIAQVAENVNRQDMTAMEEAAAYARLADAGWEVEAIAELFGKSQPYIGWRIDLLGLIDDAKQLVAKGQLQVGVAWYVCRLSADQQRRFLVKWARGEFSSARDAEAFAKACKAAEDQGGFFQLDEAEHSEEEQAEVVAKRKKVTSKIDRLAAAGEILAELAQLDEVELAKLLAGADGGVAAYRQRVDHLRTAAGKVSAKLRKAQAIAASVKVELDPEVVVEVPAELVDVTPVPTVPGPLVNDGSIKVDPNCTWEGHADAVQEVGFCSVCQH, encoded by the coding sequence GTGACTGCGAAGAAGCCGGCGAAGCCGGTGCTGCGGACGATCCCCGTCGGAAAGATCGAGGCGGACCCGGACCAGCCGCGCAAGCAGTTCACCGAGGAGGAGCTGGCCGAGCTGGCGGCGTCGATGAAGAAGCTCGGCCAGCTCCAGCCGGTCGCCGTGCGGAAGCTGGCGAAGGCGGGCACCTACCGCCTGGTCGTCGGCGAGCGGCGCTGGCGGGCCGCCCAGCAGGGCGGCATCGAGGAGCTGGCCGCGATGGTCTGGGAGATGGACGACGAGGCGGCGTTCATCGCGCAGGTGGCGGAGAACGTCAACCGGCAGGACATGACGGCGATGGAGGAGGCCGCGGCCTACGCGCGCCTCGCGGACGCCGGCTGGGAGGTCGAGGCGATCGCCGAGCTGTTCGGCAAGAGCCAGCCGTACATCGGGTGGCGGATCGACCTGCTCGGCCTGATCGACGACGCGAAGCAGCTCGTGGCCAAGGGTCAGCTGCAGGTGGGCGTCGCCTGGTACGTGTGCCGGCTGTCCGCCGACCAGCAGCGGCGGTTCCTGGTGAAGTGGGCGCGCGGCGAGTTCTCGTCGGCGCGGGACGCGGAGGCGTTCGCCAAGGCGTGCAAGGCGGCGGAGGACCAGGGCGGGTTCTTCCAGCTCGACGAGGCCGAGCACAGCGAGGAAGAGCAGGCCGAGGTGGTTGCCAAGCGGAAGAAGGTGACCAGCAAGATCGACCGCCTGGCGGCGGCCGGCGAGATCCTGGCCGAGCTGGCGCAGCTGGACGAGGTGGAGCTGGCGAAGCTGCTCGCCGGCGCCGACGGCGGCGTGGCCGCGTACCGGCAGCGCGTCGACCACCTGCGGACGGCGGCGGGGAAGGTGTCGGCGAAGCTGCGCAAGGCGCAGGCGATCGCGGCGTCGGTCAAGGTGGAGCTTGACCCGGAAGTCGTGGTGGAGGTGCCGGCCGAGCTGGTCGACGTGACGCCGGTGCCGACGGTGCCGGGGCCGCTGGTCAACGACGGGTCGATCAAGGTGGACCCGAACTGCACGTGGGAGGGCCACGCCGACGCGGTGCAGGAGGTCGGGTTCTGCTCGGTGTGCCAGCACTGA